The sequence ACGGCCCGCGGTGCCCTGGGAGGGCGCCGAACGTTCGAAGAAGGAGTCGCGCCCCACGCGGGTGCCGGTACTGGGGGTACCGGACACGCACCAGGTGGGGACGTAGCGCGCACCGGGGGGATGCGCGTCTGGAATGAAGGTTCGCTGGAGGGGTCCAAGGCCCTCCGGACACTCAGGGGCGGGTCGGAGGGCGTCGCCGCGGGGGCGGTGGCGTCTGCGGCAGGGGGACCCGGAGTCACGCTCGCCAAGAGGGGGAGAGCAGATTCCAGAATGGGTCATTTCCGGGGGGTGCTCCGAGTCCATCGGGGCATCCCCCGTAGCTTTTCCGGAGCACGGTCTCATTCGGGGTGCGGGTCCCCACTGCGCCGAAGTTGCTGCCCCACGCGAGACGGTGCGAGCGGGTGGTGCCAGGCGCGGTGAGCCGTGCCGCGTCACTGTCCTGCCAGCGGTGCGGGTCTGGGTGAAAGGACCGGCGGTTGGAGTGTGGGGTGTCCGGGTGACAACGCCAGGCATTCGGGCGTCGGGGGATGGTGGATGGTAGTACCTTGCCCTCATGGCTCGCTGGTTCAACACCGCCGGTCCCTGCAACCCGGTCGACCACTACATGCTGCCGGCCCTGCGGCGACTGCCGGAGGTGCAGCGCCTCATCGACCAGAAGGGCTACTTCGTCGTCCACGCGCCCCGGCAGGTGGGCAAGACAACCGCGCTGCTCGCGCTTGCCCAGGACCTCACCGCCGAAGGGCAGCACGTCGCGGTCCTCGTCTCCATGGAAGTGGGCGCCGCCTTCCCTCATGACGTCGGTGCGGCCGAAGCAGCCATCCTCAACAGCTGGCGAAGCGCGGCGCGGGCGCAGCTCCCACCTGAATTGCAACCACCACCCTTTCCAGACGCACCACCGGGCGGCCGGGTGGCTTCCGCACTCGAGGCATGGTCGGTAGACGCGGGGAAACCGCTCGTCGTCTTCCTGGACGAAGTCGATTCGCTCAGGAATGGCGTGCTCATCTCCGTGCTGCGCCAACTGCGTGACGGCTACCGCAACCGGCCTACGCACTTTCCCGCGTCGCTCGCGCTCATCGGCCTACGCGACGTGCGCGACTACAAGGTGGCTTCCGGAGGCAGCGACCACCTGGGCAGTGCGAGCCCCTTCAACATCAAGGTCCGCTCCCTCACGCTGCGCGACTTCACCGAGGACGAGGTGGCCGAGCTCTACGCCCAGCACACCTCGGACACGGGACAGCGCTTCGAGCCCGAGGCACTCGCCCTCGCCTTCGAGCTCACGCAGGGCCAGCCGTGGCTCGTCAATGCCCTGGCCAAGGTGGCTGTCGAGGAGCTCGTTCCCGACACGTCACAGCCCGTTCGCCGTGCCAACATCGAGAAGGCCAAGGCCATCCTCATCCAGCGCCAGGAGACGCACCTGGACAGCCTCGCCGAGCGCCTGCGCGAGCCACGCATCCGCGCCATCCTCGAGCCCATGCTCGCGGGCGGGCTGCTCGGTGACGTGTCCGAGGATGACAGGCGCTTCGCGGTCGACCTGGGCCTGCTGCGCCGAAACCCGGCAGGTACCCTCGAGGTCGCCAATCCCATCTACCGCGAGATTCTCGTCCGCTCCCTCGCCTCGGGTACGCGCGATACCCTCCCCACCATCCAGCCCTCCTGGCTGAAGCCGGACGGGCGGCTCGACACGGAGCGTCTGCGCGAGGCCTTCCTCGTCTTCTGGCGCCAGCATGGCGAGCCGCTGCTGGCCACCGCGCCCTACCACGAGATTGCGCCCCACCTGGTGCTGATGGCCTTCCTCCACCGGGTGGTCAACGGCGGCGGCACCATCGAGCGCGAGTACGCCATCGGCCGTGGACGCATGGACCTGTACGTCCGCTACGGCCAGGACACGCTCGCCATCGAAATCAAGGTGTGGAGGGACCGCGAGCCGGACCCGCTCACCGAGGGCCTCACCCAGCTCGACGGCTACCTGCACGGGCTCGGGGAGAAGAGCGGCTGGCTCGTGCTCTTCGACCGCCGGAGCGGCCAGCCTCCCATCTCCGAGCGCACCCGCGCCGAGGAGGCCCAAACACCGTCGGGCCTCCCCGTCACCGTCATCCGCGCATAGCGCGCGGGCTTCAGCCCGCCTTCGCCGTGCCCGGGTGCTCCTGGTGCCACGCCGCGAGCACTTCCTTCTCGCGCTCCGCCGTCACGCCCGCGTCCATCTTCGCCTGACGGTCGGGCGGCAGCGTGCGGAACCACGCCAGCGTGTCGCGAATCGTGTCCGCCGTGGGCCGGAACGTCAGCCCCGTGGCCAGCGCCTTCTGGATGCCTATCCGCCCCAGGCCCTTCTCCTCACCCGTGCGCGGCACCCACACCGGCATGTCCGTCCACGCCGCCACCTTCTGCTTGTCCAGGAAGGCCGTGTCCGCCCACGTGAAGCTCACGTCGCCGCCCGTGGTCTTCTTGCACAGCTCCAGGAAGTCCTTCATCAACACCGGCTCCGTGGGGCCCGTGGCGTTGAAGACGCCCGCCGTGCGGCGCTCCACGTTGAGGATGATCCACGCCGCCAGATCCCGCGCGTCGATGAACTGCACCGGGTCCTGCCCGTCGCCCGGCGCCAGCGCCTCGCCGCCGCGCGCGGCGCGCACCGGCCAGTACGTGAAGCGGTCCGACGGGTCATCCGGCCCGACAATCAGGCCCGGGCGAACGTTGAGGACGCGGCCCGGCATGGCCGTCTCCGCCGCCTTCTCGCACAGCGCCTTCAGCGCGCCGTAGTTCTCCATCACCTTCTCATTCGTCTCGTCCGCCATCGTCGCCACCGGCGAGGACTCGTCGACGCCGTACTTCGACAGGTCCTTGTAGACGGAGATGGACGACACGAAGACGTAGTGGTCCACGTGCGGCGCCAGCAACTCCGCGGACGCCTTCACGATGCGCGGCACATAGCCGGACGTGTCCACCACCGCGTCCCACTTGCGCCCCTCGAGCGCCTTCAGGCCGGTGTCCTTGTTCGGGTCGCGGTTGCCCTGCAGCTTCTCCACGTCCGGGAAGAGGGCCGGGTTGGTCTTGCCGCGGTTGAAGAGGGTGACGGTGTGGCCACGCGAGCGCGCGAACTCCACCAGCGCCGGGCCCAGGAACTGGGTGCCGCCCAGGATGAGGATGTTCTGCGGCTTGGAGGGCGGCGGCAGCTTCGTCACCTGCCCCTGCGCACCCGCCTCCGCGTCCGTACCGCCCGCGCCACTCTTGCTCGACGAGGCACAGCCCAGCATCCAGAGCGAGCCCACCGCGGCCGCTCCCTGAATCACTCCTCTGCGGGACAGCTTCATGCCGTGTTTCTCCTGTTGCCCTGTTGCATCTAGAAACCGCGCGCGGCCGGGCCGCGCCCTTCAGCGGGCCGGGACATTATCGGGAACCGCGGGCGACAGGGCAGCCGGAGTGCTCGCGTGCTTGCGCTGATGTCGCGCGAGGTACAGCGACACCGCCAGCCACAGCCCCGCCAGCGGCACCGCCACCAGCGACAGGCCCGTCATGCTCATGCCCAGGCCCTTCAGGCCCTCCTGGAGCCAGCCGCTCACCGTGTCGCTGCCCCGGTACACCACCGTGTCGATGAAGCTCTTCGACTTGTAGCGCGCCTCGCGGTCCACCGTGGTGAAGAGGATTTCCCGCGACGGGCGCTCCAGCGCGTAGTGGCTCGCCCCGCGCAGCGACTTGAAGGCGATGAGCACGCCCAGCACCGGCACCGCCGCCAGCCCCAGGAAGCCCAGCGCCGTCAGCACCGGCGCCACCGCCATGGCCGCGCCCAGGCCCAGCTTCGAGATGAAGCGTCCCGTCACGGCGGTCTGCAGCACCAGCGTGGCGAGCTGCACGTAGAAGTCGATGTCCCCATACAGCGCGGTGCGGTGCGCGGCGTCCTTGCCCACCTCGGCGACGAGGCGCACCTCCTGGAAGCTGATGAACGTGGACGTGGCCGCGTACAGCAACACTTGGAGCCCCATCGCGAGCAGGAAGGGCGACGTCACGATGAGCCGCAACCCCGCGAGCACGCCTCCGCCCACGGGCCCCTCCGCGGCCGGCGGCTGGTGCTGCACGTCATGCGCCCAGCTCCCCAGCCGGCGCACGCACTGCGTGCTCACCTCCAGCAGCACCACGGTGATGAGGATGAGATTCACAGGCCCCAGCGGCTTCGCCAGGCGCCCCACCAGGAAGGGGCCCACGAGCATGCCCGTGGTGCCTCCCGCGGCGATGAAGCCGAACAGACGCTTGCCCTGGCCGCTGGCGAAGACGTCCGACATGAAGCTCCAGAAGATGGAGACGACGAAGAGGTTGTAGACGCTGAGCCACACGAAGAAGACGCGCGACACCAGCACCGGCGCAATCTCCAGCTTCAGCAGCGCGAAGAGCGCCAGCAGGCACAGGAGGAAGAAGCGGTACGCGAGCGGAATGACGACGCGCCGGGGCCAGCGCGCCACCACGGCGGAGAAGGCCGGCACCACCGCGAGCATCACCAGGAACGTCGCCGTGTAGAGCTCGGGGAGGTCCTTCACGCTGCCCGCCGTGCCCAGCTCCGTGCGGATGGGCTTGAGGATGGCGTAGCCGCACATCAGCGTGAAGAAGTAGAGGAACGAGCCGAGGACCGCGCCCACCTCCTCGTCCCGGACGTCTACGAATCGCTTGAGCATGGTGGGGAATGGCACGCGTTGAGGGAACGGAGCCCCGTGCAGTGTATTCCCGGGTTCCCCGTCCGGAGAACGTCTTACGTCCCGTGGCGATTGCGGTGCGACCTCAATTCCCGGAGGCCGTTCTCCAGGCCCCGGTGGCCCGGGGTGGAAACGTCGCCGTGACGCTCCCCGCCAGACTTCTCGCGGCGTCGAGGACGCCTCGTTTCGGGGCCGCGCGGTCCCGGAGTTGGGACATCGCATGGACTGTCCCCTCTCGGAAACTCTCGCGGTCCGCGTGGGCCCGGGCGGGACATCACATGGACCGTCCCCTCCCGGACTCCGGGTGTTGACGCGGGACTACTTCGCGCCGAGCGCCTCGCGCAGGGTGGCCTCCACGCGCGGCAGGGCCTCCTCGATTTCCTTCACCGACGTGGCACCGACGGACAGGCGGAACCAGCCGGTGTCCTCGGGCAGGCCGAAGGCCTGGAACGGCACCACCGCGAAGCTCGCCTTCTCCAGCAGCAGCTTGCGGATGTCGTCGTTCGTCTTGAGGCCGCCCTTGCCAATCATGTCGAAGCGCACGGAGAGGTAGATGGCGCCCTGAGGGGCGATGTGCTGCACCGGCAGCCCTGCCTCGCGCATCCGCGTGAAGCCCTTGTGCAGCGCCTCCAGGCGCGCGTCCACGCGCTCGCGCATGGCCTCGAGGAAGCCCTCCGTGGCCGGCACGTCATCGAGATAGCGAGCCACCGCGACCTGCTCGGCCTTGGGCGCCCACGCGCCCACGTGGCCCAGCACGTCGCGCATGCGGGCGATAATCGTCGGCGGGCCCACGCCCCAGCCCACGCGCACGCCGGTGGCGGCGAAGGCCTTGGAGATTCCGTCCACGAAGACGGTGTACTTCGCCACCTCGGGCACCAACTCCACCGGCGTCACGTGCTTCACCGCGCCGAAGCTCAGCACCCAGTAAATCTGGTCGTACATGAGGATGAGCGGCTTCTGGCCGCGCTTCTCACGCTCGCGGTTCTCCGCGACGACGCGCTCGCAGATGGCGGCCAGCGCATCCGGCGCAATCATGGTGCCGGTGGGGTTGAGCGGGCTGCAAAGGCATAGCAACCGCGCGGTGCCCAGGTGCGGAGCAAGTTGCTCCACCGTGGGCATGAAGCCGTGCGCGGGGTCCGTCTCCACCACCACGCTCTTCGCGCCCATGATGTACGCGTAGTGGTTGTTGTTCCACGAGGGCACCGGGTAGACGACCGTCTCACCCTCGTCGAGCACGCTGCGGTACGTGCCGTAGATGATGGGGCGCGCGCCGCCGGCGATGACGATGCCCTCCAGCGGATACTTCAGGCCGAGCGCGCGCTCGTAGAAGCGCTGCACCGACTGGCGCAGGTCGAGCACGCCGTCGGACGGCGGGTAGTTCGTCTCCCCGCCCTGGAGCGCGGTGGCGATGTTCTGCCGCAGCCCGTCCGGGATGGGGAACTCCTTCGGCGCGAAGTCGCCCACGGTGAGGTTGCACACCTTCTGGCCTTTGGCGACGAGCTCCCGGATTTGCGCGGCGATTCGCAGGATTTCGCTGCCGACGAGACCCCGCGCCATGGTGCCCACGGTGCTGTCATCCCGTGAGGGGCGGGGAAGGGAGGTGAGGTCGATTGCCATGGGGTGTTGCTCTCCGGTTCGTTCGCGTTGAAGGGGGCCACGCGGACTGCGGCCGGGCGCGCACCATAACCGCGGCGCGGCCTCGCGTGTCTCATGCATTTGCATCTGCTCGCCGGACTGCCGCAGCTTCAATTTTCCGGGAAGTGACAGATGCCGGGCCCGCCGAGCGCCCGGCAGCCGGGACACCGGGCCCTCTCTGGATGGGTGGCAGCTCCGACTTTCGGTGAACTCCAGATGGCCTCCAGCGGTATTCCGGTGCCATCTCGTTTCTCCGATATGCGCTTGGGGGCACGGCGTTTTTCCCTCTGACAGCGCCAGGGACGGTGACACCGAGCCCTGGACTTCGAACCACCCCCCATCCGCGAGGGCCCCCACCGACGCGCCGTCTGGCGCGCGCGGAACGGGAGTCCTCGTCCCGAGGTCCCACGATGAAGCTTCTCGAGCGCAGCCTGCTGGTCCTCTCGTCCCTGCTGCTGGCGTCCTCCACCGCGGCCGCGGCGGACCGCCCCGCCATCAACACGCGCCTGTTCGGCACGCGCGCCATCGTCGCGTGCGACCCGGTGGAGAAGACGTGCGGCCTGGCCGTTATCTCCTTCCCCGCGGGTGTGAGCGGGTTGGTGCCCTACGGACGGTCGGACGTGGCGGTGGCCAGCATGTACATCCCGTCGGTGGATGATGCGAATGCCATCATCTCGCGCATCGACTCGGGCGAGACGCCGCAGGCCGCCGTCGACGCGGTGATGGCCGCGGACCCGTATGGCGCGTACCGCCAGCTCGCCGCGGTGAAGCTGCAGCCCGACGGCACCGTGTCGGTGGGCCAGCGCACGGGTGAAGAGAGCAGCGACTTCAGGTGCTCCATCAAGGGCGCCACCTACGTGGTGCAGGCCAACAACCAGACCACCGCCGACATGTGCCGCGTCATGGCCCAGGCCTTCGACAAGGCCAAGGGCAGCCTGCCGCAGCGGCTGTTCGCCTCGCTCAAGGCCGGCTCGCGCGTGGGCGGCGACCGCAACGGCGACCGCTCCGGCGTCATCCGCGCGTGGAACAGCACGGACGAGTCCGCCTTCTACACGCACGTGATTGCGGACGCGGTCACCCACGTCAGCAGCACGGCGATCCGAGATTTGGAGATTCAGTTGAACCGCTACCAGGGCGGCATCGCGGTGACGTACGCGGCGGACCTCGTGCCGCTGGACCGTGAGAACACGAAGTTGGTGAAGCACGCGCTTCACAAGCTCGGCTACTACCACGGGCCCATGGACGCGAGCTGGCCGGCGAGCGCCGAGCAGGCCCTGGCCGACTTCGTGTGGAACAACCTCTTCTTCGAGAAGCCCACCGTGGAGGTGAATGGCGTGCGGAAGATTGATGGGGTGCTCGTCAACTACCTGCGCGACGCGGACCTCGGTGCGCTCATCCCCGCGACGCCGGCGCAGTAAGGCACCTGCTGGAATGAAGGCCCCCGGGCCCTCCGTCCCTGTGTGGACGGAGGGCCCGTTGTCTTGAAGGGCTTCGCTTTCTCACGGTGAGACTGGCACCCGGACGCCGCTTCGTGAGAGAGGGAGGCCGCCGGCCCTCACCGAGCGGGCCGCCAGGAGAGTGACGATGCGCAGGCTGACGTCGCTGTGGCTCGTGGGGTGTGTCGCAATCGCCGGGTGCTCGAAGAAGGACGAGGGGCCTCCGCATCCGGCCGCGGAGTTGCCGGCTCCGGCTGATTCTCCCGCGCAGCCCTCGGGTCCGCCGCCGGGCACCCTGCCCCGTGAGGGCGAGGCCGCCGCGAATCCGCCCGTCCATGTCGTGGTCGACGGAGGCGTGGCGCACGGGCCGCCTCCCGAGGTGGTGGAGGAAGCCGCTCCGGATTCCGGAGCCACGACGGGGGGCGCTCCCTCGGGAGCGACGGCTCCGGCTCCCGCGACGGGGCAGACTCCGGAGGACGTGAAGAACCGCGAGTGGACGGCGGGCAACGTGACGCTGAAGCGCCCTCCGGGCATGCCCATGACGCTGCGCTCGGTACGGGCAGGGCAGCATCCGGACTTCGACCGCGTGGTGTTCGAGTTCGACGGCGCGCAGCTCCCCGGCTACCGGCTGGAGTACGTGGACAAGCCCATCATCAAGTGTGGCTCGGGGGACGAGACGGCCGTGGCCGGACAGGCGTGGCTCCAGGTGACGCTCACTCCCGCGCGGGGACATGACGACAAGGGACAGGCCACCGTCGCCGAGCGGGAGATGAAGCCGAACCTGCCCGTCATCGCGGAGCTCGAGCGCACGTGCGACTTCGAGGGCGAGGTGACGTGGGTGCTCGGCAACAAGCACCCGAACAAGTACCGCGTCATGGAGCTGAAGGACCCGACGCGGCTCGTGGTGGACGTGCAGCACTGACGTCCGGTGGAGGCGTGGTCCTCCGTGGACCGCGTGGAGCTCTGCTGAAAAGCCACAGCGGACCCGCCCCCTATGCGCGCAGCCTGCTCGCGAGCCGGTCCAGCCTCGCGAGCAGCGCTTGATGACGCTTTCGAGCCTCCGTGCCCCTCGCGCGCAGGGCCATGGCCAGCGCGGCGGGAATGTTGAGCGCCGCGTCCCGCTGGAGCCGCTCGCGGTACTCGCGCGCCCAGTCCGTGGGCACTCGCAGCGACCAATTCCTCTCATCCACCGTGCCGGGCGTGTTGTACGTCTCCGTCATCCCCAGCAGGTCCGTGAAGAACACCATCACATTGCGCGCGCGGCTCGCGAACAGATCCGCCAGCTTCGCCTGCGCGAGCAGTCCCGGGTCCTCCGTCAGCCTCCGCGCGAAGGCCTCCCGCTCCGCTTCCTCGGGGCACAAGCGCCACGCGAGATAGTCCGCCTGCGCCTTGTGAGTGCCTCGCCACTGCCACTCGCCCACCAGTCGCCAGAGGGACTTCGTGTCGTGGTTGCCCACCATCACCCAGTCCTCGGGCGCCACGTTCTCACTGCGGTACACGTCCGTCGGGTTGTTCAGGTCCGCCTTCTGCGTCACGCGGAAGCGTCCCAGCCCGTACTGCGCCAGCACCCGCATCAGCGGATACGGCAGCGTGCTGAGCACCTCACCGAGCAGGTCTCCCAAGTCACGCCCGTTGCGCCGCGCCGCGCCCACTACCGTGTCGAAGAGGACGCTGTAGCGGCGCACCTGCTCCGGCGTGAGGGACTTCACCTCACCATCCGCGTAGCGAGGCACCGTGCGGTCCAACTGCGACGGATGCACCAGCGCGTAGCGCGCGAGGTCCGGGTGGTCCAGCAGGTCCGGTGACGAGAACAGCCGCGCTCCATGCTGCACGGACCACAGCGCGTCCGACGCATCCGCCCGGTACACCCACGGACACACGAGCCCGTGCGGATGGTCCAGCCGCAGCCCGTCGTACTCGCCGAGCATCTTGTCCATGCGCGCATTCATGAAGCGCAGCACCGGCCCGCCCCGCTGTCCCGCCAGGACTCCCGCGTCGTCGGGCTCGAAGTACTGCTCCGGGTCCAGCACGGGGTAGTTCCACGGCTGCCCGTCCGGATTCGTCCGGCTGGGCGGCGCGCCCATGAGGTACCTGCGCAGGAAGAGTCCCTGCCATGCCCACGTGTCTCGCGGCGAGAAGCCAATCTGCAGGTCGCCGTACAGCTTCAGCCCCCACGCCGTCGTGCGCTCACGCAAGGCCTGGTGCTGCGCATGCACGACGAACTGGAAGAAGGCATGACGCTCCAGCGCCTCCGCGTACCGTGCCTCCAGCTCCACGATGCGCGCGGCCGCTGCCGCCTCTTCCTCGGGACGGGGACTCCACAGCCGCCCGTCGAGCGAGTCGCTCCAGCGCCTCCAGTCCGGCTCGTGCTTCTCCTCGCACAGCACGTCAAAGAGGGCATCGCGGAGGAGCCACGCGTGGTGCTGCTGGCGGAAGACGGCGAAGCGTCCGGCCAGCGCGCGAATCTCGGGGGACGAATCCCTCTGCCGGCGGAAGGACTGCCATGCCTCCTCCAACACGGAGAGGTGCGTGCGAAAGGCCTGGCGGTAGCGCTCACCCGGGCTGGAATCACATGGGCGGCTCGCGGCCAGCGTGGCGACGCGTCCGCGCGGCAACAGTGCGCCCCACGGCTCCGGCTCCTCCAGCGGCGCGAGCGCCACATTGAGGAGATTGCGCGAGAAGAGCGTGCCGTCATACGGCGACGCGTTGAACTCGGTGGTCTGTCCCTGCGGCCCGAGCTGGATGCCGTTGAAGCCCGCTTCCCGCGCGAAGGCGAGGAAGCGCGCCGCGCCTTCGGAGTACGGCGAGCCCCAGCCCGTGTCTTCTTCGGGAAGGCTGGGGAAGCTCGGGTCGTGGATGCTCAACACGCAGTTGCGGATGTCGAGCGCGGCGAGGGCCTCGGTGACGAGTCGGGAGTGGTCTTCGGGCAGCGGTGCTGGAGCCATATCGGGCGGCGACAGACCCTAGAGGCCGCCGCGCGAGGCGCCAACCGTCCTGGAGGCCAGACGTTCAACATCAACGTCCGGCATGCCTGCTCACGTGCCGAGCGGATGCACCCGGATGAGCCGGCCCACCACCGACGTCCGCATGGCCCACCCGTTGATGCGGCCCACGTTGTTGCCGATGAGCACCCGGTCCTTCGTCGCCTGCTTCACCAGGTGCAGGAGGACGCCGCCCTTCCACCGCACCAGCACCACGTCCCCGGTGTCCACCTCGTCGGGATTCACCGGTCCCAGCGTCACCAACTGCCCGTCCTCGATGCGACCCCGCATGGAGCCTCCTCGGGGACGGACTGTCAC comes from Pyxidicoccus parkwaysis and encodes:
- a CDS encoding ATP-binding protein, which codes for MARWFNTAGPCNPVDHYMLPALRRLPEVQRLIDQKGYFVVHAPRQVGKTTALLALAQDLTAEGQHVAVLVSMEVGAAFPHDVGAAEAAILNSWRSAARAQLPPELQPPPFPDAPPGGRVASALEAWSVDAGKPLVVFLDEVDSLRNGVLISVLRQLRDGYRNRPTHFPASLALIGLRDVRDYKVASGGSDHLGSASPFNIKVRSLTLRDFTEDEVAELYAQHTSDTGQRFEPEALALAFELTQGQPWLVNALAKVAVEELVPDTSQPVRRANIEKAKAILIQRQETHLDSLAERLREPRIRAILEPMLAGGLLGDVSEDDRRFAVDLGLLRRNPAGTLEVANPIYREILVRSLASGTRDTLPTIQPSWLKPDGRLDTERLREAFLVFWRQHGEPLLATAPYHEIAPHLVLMAFLHRVVNGGGTIEREYAIGRGRMDLYVRYGQDTLAIEIKVWRDREPDPLTEGLTQLDGYLHGLGEKSGWLVLFDRRSGQPPISERTRAEEAQTPSGLPVTVIRA
- a CDS encoding NAD-dependent epimerase/dehydratase family protein, with translation MKLSRRGVIQGAAAVGSLWMLGCASSSKSGAGGTDAEAGAQGQVTKLPPPSKPQNILILGGTQFLGPALVEFARSRGHTVTLFNRGKTNPALFPDVEKLQGNRDPNKDTGLKALEGRKWDAVVDTSGYVPRIVKASAELLAPHVDHYVFVSSISVYKDLSKYGVDESSPVATMADETNEKVMENYGALKALCEKAAETAMPGRVLNVRPGLIVGPDDPSDRFTYWPVRAARGGEALAPGDGQDPVQFIDARDLAAWIILNVERRTAGVFNATGPTEPVLMKDFLELCKKTTGGDVSFTWADTAFLDKQKVAAWTDMPVWVPRTGEEKGLGRIGIQKALATGLTFRPTADTIRDTLAWFRTLPPDRQAKMDAGVTAEREKEVLAAWHQEHPGTAKAG
- a CDS encoding NTP/NDP exchange transporter, whose product is MLKRFVDVRDEEVGAVLGSFLYFFTLMCGYAILKPIRTELGTAGSVKDLPELYTATFLVMLAVVPAFSAVVARWPRRVVIPLAYRFFLLCLLALFALLKLEIAPVLVSRVFFVWLSVYNLFVVSIFWSFMSDVFASGQGKRLFGFIAAGGTTGMLVGPFLVGRLAKPLGPVNLILITVVLLEVSTQCVRRLGSWAHDVQHQPPAAEGPVGGGVLAGLRLIVTSPFLLAMGLQVLLYAATSTFISFQEVRLVAEVGKDAAHRTALYGDIDFYVQLATLVLQTAVTGRFISKLGLGAAMAVAPVLTALGFLGLAAVPVLGVLIAFKSLRGASHYALERPSREILFTTVDREARYKSKSFIDTVVYRGSDTVSGWLQEGLKGLGMSMTGLSLVAVPLAGLWLAVSLYLARHQRKHASTPAALSPAVPDNVPAR
- a CDS encoding pyridoxal phosphate-dependent aminotransferase, with the translated sequence MAIDLTSLPRPSRDDSTVGTMARGLVGSEILRIAAQIRELVAKGQKVCNLTVGDFAPKEFPIPDGLRQNIATALQGGETNYPPSDGVLDLRQSVQRFYERALGLKYPLEGIVIAGGARPIIYGTYRSVLDEGETVVYPVPSWNNNHYAYIMGAKSVVVETDPAHGFMPTVEQLAPHLGTARLLCLCSPLNPTGTMIAPDALAAICERVVAENREREKRGQKPLILMYDQIYWVLSFGAVKHVTPVELVPEVAKYTVFVDGISKAFAATGVRVGWGVGPPTIIARMRDVLGHVGAWAPKAEQVAVARYLDDVPATEGFLEAMRERVDARLEALHKGFTRMREAGLPVQHIAPQGAIYLSVRFDMIGKGGLKTNDDIRKLLLEKASFAVVPFQAFGLPEDTGWFRLSVGATSVKEIEEALPRVEATLREALGAK
- a CDS encoding DUF1028 domain-containing protein, yielding MKLLERSLLVLSSLLLASSTAAAADRPAINTRLFGTRAIVACDPVEKTCGLAVISFPAGVSGLVPYGRSDVAVASMYIPSVDDANAIISRIDSGETPQAAVDAVMAADPYGAYRQLAAVKLQPDGTVSVGQRTGEESSDFRCSIKGATYVVQANNQTTADMCRVMAQAFDKAKGSLPQRLFASLKAGSRVGGDRNGDRSGVIRAWNSTDESAFYTHVIADAVTHVSSTAIRDLEIQLNRYQGGIAVTYAADLVPLDRENTKLVKHALHKLGYYHGPMDASWPASAEQALADFVWNNLFFEKPTVEVNGVRKIDGVLVNYLRDADLGALIPATPAQ
- a CDS encoding AMIN-like domain-containing (lipo)protein, yielding MRRLTSLWLVGCVAIAGCSKKDEGPPHPAAELPAPADSPAQPSGPPPGTLPREGEAAANPPVHVVVDGGVAHGPPPEVVEEAAPDSGATTGGAPSGATAPAPATGQTPEDVKNREWTAGNVTLKRPPGMPMTLRSVRAGQHPDFDRVVFEFDGAQLPGYRLEYVDKPIIKCGSGDETAVAGQAWLQVTLTPARGHDDKGQATVAEREMKPNLPVIAELERTCDFEGEVTWVLGNKHPNKYRVMELKDPTRLVVDVQH
- a CDS encoding 4-alpha-glucanotransferase, with product MAPAPLPEDHSRLVTEALAALDIRNCVLSIHDPSFPSLPEEDTGWGSPYSEGAARFLAFAREAGFNGIQLGPQGQTTEFNASPYDGTLFSRNLLNVALAPLEEPEPWGALLPRGRVATLAASRPCDSSPGERYRQAFRTHLSVLEEAWQSFRRQRDSSPEIRALAGRFAVFRQQHHAWLLRDALFDVLCEEKHEPDWRRWSDSLDGRLWSPRPEEEAAAAARIVELEARYAEALERHAFFQFVVHAQHQALRERTTAWGLKLYGDLQIGFSPRDTWAWQGLFLRRYLMGAPPSRTNPDGQPWNYPVLDPEQYFEPDDAGVLAGQRGGPVLRFMNARMDKMLGEYDGLRLDHPHGLVCPWVYRADASDALWSVQHGARLFSSPDLLDHPDLARYALVHPSQLDRTVPRYADGEVKSLTPEQVRRYSVLFDTVVGAARRNGRDLGDLLGEVLSTLPYPLMRVLAQYGLGRFRVTQKADLNNPTDVYRSENVAPEDWVMVGNHDTKSLWRLVGEWQWRGTHKAQADYLAWRLCPEEAEREAFARRLTEDPGLLAQAKLADLFASRARNVMVFFTDLLGMTETYNTPGTVDERNWSLRVPTDWAREYRERLQRDAALNIPAALAMALRARGTEARKRHQALLARLDRLASRLRA